Proteins from a single region of Rhodovibrio salinarum DSM 9154:
- a CDS encoding acetyl/propionyl/methylcrotonyl-CoA carboxylase subunit alpha, with product MLASVLIANRGEIACRIIRTARTMGLRTVAVYSDADRHALHVALADDAVRLGPASAAESYLNVDALTHAIRVSGAESVHPGYGFLAENADFAEAVQSAGATWIGPPPAAIRAMGSKAAAKARMAEAGVPLVPGYHGDDQDPETLAREAEQVGYPLLIKASAGGGGKGMRVVERAEQFADQLDAAKRESKASFGDDRVLLERYLQKPRHIEVQVFADSHGNAVHLFERDCSPQRRHQKVLEEAPAPGMTAEKRAEMGAAAVAAAQAIGYVGAGTVEFIAEGAPGAESFYFMEMNTRLQVEHPVTEAITGQDLVAWQLRVASGEPLPLAQGEIPLNGHAVEVRLYAEDPARDFLPATGPLTRLQLPDGLPGVRVDTGVREGDTVTPHYDPMLAKLIAHGPDRATALRRLGRGLEATQVGGCVSNLGFLCRLVDHPEMRAGPVDTGFIARESGKLQTRPPLPDDALALAALAESETRARAVRHEAAASPDPHSPWHAADGWRLNDDRHLDLSFLDGEAEQAVRLTFAREACRLALPSGTVEARVLSSQACGESALDLTAEIGGRKVAGCVLREGESRTVLLGPQAWKLTRRGRLAGAAEAEAPTGSLTAPMPGKISQVAVEAGQAVARGQTLMVLEAMKMEHAIRAPAAGQVTQVHFAAGDQVSEGVELLLFEPAAETEKEEA from the coding sequence ATGCTCGCTTCCGTCCTGATCGCCAACCGCGGCGAGATCGCCTGCCGGATCATCCGCACCGCGCGGACGATGGGGCTGCGCACGGTCGCGGTCTATTCCGACGCCGACCGCCACGCGCTGCACGTCGCGCTGGCCGATGACGCGGTGCGCTTGGGACCCGCTTCGGCGGCGGAGAGCTACCTGAACGTCGATGCACTCACCCACGCGATCCGCGTTTCCGGGGCCGAGAGCGTGCATCCGGGCTACGGCTTCCTGGCGGAAAACGCGGACTTTGCCGAAGCGGTTCAATCCGCCGGGGCGACCTGGATTGGCCCGCCGCCGGCCGCGATCCGGGCGATGGGCTCCAAGGCCGCGGCCAAGGCGCGCATGGCCGAGGCCGGCGTGCCGCTGGTGCCGGGCTACCACGGCGACGACCAGGACCCGGAGACCCTGGCGCGCGAGGCGGAGCAGGTTGGCTATCCGCTGCTGATCAAGGCCTCGGCCGGGGGCGGCGGCAAGGGCATGCGCGTGGTCGAGCGGGCCGAGCAGTTCGCCGACCAGCTCGACGCGGCCAAGCGCGAGTCCAAGGCCAGTTTCGGCGACGACCGCGTGCTGCTGGAGCGCTACCTGCAGAAGCCCCGGCACATCGAGGTGCAGGTGTTCGCCGACAGCCATGGGAACGCCGTGCATCTGTTCGAGCGCGACTGCTCGCCGCAGCGCCGCCACCAGAAGGTTCTGGAAGAGGCGCCGGCTCCGGGCATGACGGCGGAAAAGCGCGCCGAAATGGGCGCGGCCGCCGTCGCCGCCGCGCAGGCGATTGGTTACGTCGGCGCCGGTACGGTGGAGTTCATCGCCGAAGGCGCGCCCGGCGCCGAGTCCTTCTACTTCATGGAGATGAACACCCGTCTGCAGGTCGAGCACCCGGTGACCGAGGCGATCACGGGGCAGGATCTGGTCGCCTGGCAACTACGCGTGGCCTCGGGCGAACCGCTGCCGCTAGCCCAGGGCGAGATCCCGCTCAACGGCCACGCGGTCGAGGTCCGCCTCTACGCCGAGGACCCGGCGCGCGACTTCCTGCCGGCAACCGGGCCGCTCACCCGCCTGCAGCTGCCGGACGGGCTGCCCGGCGTGCGCGTCGACACCGGGGTGCGCGAGGGCGATACGGTCACCCCCCACTACGACCCGATGCTGGCCAAGCTGATCGCCCATGGCCCGGACCGGGCCACCGCGCTGCGCCGACTGGGGCGCGGGCTGGAGGCGACCCAGGTCGGCGGCTGCGTATCCAACCTCGGCTTTCTGTGCCGGCTGGTCGACCATCCGGAGATGCGCGCGGGCCCGGTCGACACCGGCTTCATCGCGCGCGAATCGGGGAAGCTGCAGACCCGCCCGCCGTTGCCCGACGACGCGCTGGCCCTGGCGGCACTGGCCGAATCCGAAACCCGTGCCCGGGCGGTTCGGCACGAGGCCGCGGCTTCGCCCGACCCGCATTCCCCCTGGCACGCCGCCGACGGCTGGCGCCTGAACGATGACCGCCATCTCGACCTGAGCTTCCTGGATGGGGAGGCGGAGCAGGCCGTACGCCTGACCTTCGCGCGCGAGGCATGCCGCCTGGCCCTGCCGTCGGGCACGGTCGAGGCGCGCGTGCTGTCGTCGCAGGCATGCGGCGAGTCGGCGCTTGATCTGACGGCGGAGATCGGGGGCCGCAAGGTCGCGGGCTGCGTTCTACGCGAGGGCGAGTCGCGCACCGTGTTGCTCGGCCCGCAGGCCTGGAAACTGACCCGCCGGGGCCGGCTCGCCGGGGCGGCCGAGGCCGAGGCCCCGACCGGCAGCCTGACCGCGCCGATGCCGGGCAAGATCAGCCAGGTCGCGGTCGAGGCGGGGCAGGCGGTGGCGCGCGGCCAGACCCTGATGGTGCTGGAGGCGATGAAGATGGAGCACGCGATTCGCGCGCCGGCGGCGGGTCAGGTCACGCAGGTGCATTTCGCCGCCGGCGACCAGGTGTCCGAAGGGGTCGAGCTGCTGCTGTTCGAGCCGGCCGCCGAGACGGAGAAGGAGGAAGCATGA
- a CDS encoding enoyl-CoA hydratase-related protein, translated as MERPFFLEEIDQRGVVHIALTRPDKHNAFNAELISELTSSLRGYDDDDRVRLLLLTAQGKSFSAGGDLNWMQAMAAKSEDENLEDARALAGLMEALDSFSKPTMALVQGPAIGGGLGLVACCDIVVASESAVFALSEVRLGLIPAVIQPYVLQALGERAVRRYTFTAERFSAQEAHRLGLVHELTAWHDLRTRGEELIEEVLKGGPTAQVEAKAHLRALRATAPGGAVNEDAAQRIARLRASPEGQEGIAAFLDKRKAGWRQDD; from the coding sequence ATGGAACGCCCCTTCTTCCTCGAGGAGATCGACCAGCGTGGCGTCGTCCACATCGCCCTCACGCGCCCGGACAAGCACAACGCCTTCAACGCCGAACTGATCAGTGAGCTGACCAGCAGCCTGCGGGGCTACGACGACGACGATCGGGTGCGCCTGCTGCTGCTGACCGCTCAGGGCAAGTCCTTCTCCGCCGGCGGCGACCTCAATTGGATGCAGGCGATGGCGGCCAAGAGCGAGGACGAGAATCTGGAGGATGCCCGCGCGCTCGCCGGCCTGATGGAGGCGTTGGACAGCTTCTCCAAGCCGACCATGGCGCTGGTGCAGGGGCCGGCGATCGGCGGCGGGCTCGGCCTGGTCGCCTGCTGCGACATCGTGGTGGCGAGTGAGTCAGCCGTGTTCGCGCTGTCGGAGGTACGCCTCGGCCTGATCCCGGCGGTGATCCAGCCCTACGTCCTGCAGGCGCTCGGCGAGCGGGCGGTGCGCCGCTACACCTTCACCGCTGAGCGGTTTTCGGCGCAGGAGGCGCATCGCCTGGGCCTGGTGCACGAGCTGACCGCCTGGCACGACCTGCGCACCCGCGGCGAGGAACTGATCGAGGAAGTGCTGAAGGGCGGCCCCACGGCGCAGGTTGAGGCGAAGGCGCACCTGCGCGCCCTGCGTGCGACCGCCCCCGGCGGGGCCGTGAACGAGGACGCTGCCCAGCGCATCGCCCGCCTGCGCGCCAGCCCGGAAGGGCAGGAGGGCATCGCCGCCTTCCTGGACAAGCGCAAGGCCGGCTGGCGGCAGGACGATTAG
- a CDS encoding carboxyl transferase domain-containing protein produces MSVLKSAVDPRAQAFKDNAEAMRALVRDLNDKVATVKAGGGERARQRHLDRGKMLPRERVRGLLDEGAPFLEVSQLAAYGLYDDAVPSAGVIAGIGRVMGREVMIVANDATVKGGTYYPVTVKKHLRAQEIAEANHLPCIYLVDSGGANLPNQDEVFPDRDHFGRIFYNQANMSAKGIPQLAAVMGSCTAGGAYVPAMSDEAVIVKNQGTIFLGGPPLVKAATGEEVSAEELGGAEVHTRTSGVADHLAQSDAHALAILRRLVGNLNRPKHHGLEVREPRAPAYDPEELYGIVPPDLKTPFDVKEVIARLVDASEFDEFKANYGTTLVCGFAHLHGYPVAILANNGILFSESALKGAHFIELANQRGIPLVFLQNISGFMVGKKYETGGIARDGAKLVTAVATARVPKFTVVIGGSFGAGNYAMCGRAYAPRFLWMWPNARISVMGGEQAATVLATLRRDAKEARGEDWPADEEAAFKDPIRAQYEQQGHPTYATARLWDDGVIDPADTRRALALGLSAALNAPEDPPATPTFRM; encoded by the coding sequence ATGAGCGTGCTGAAGAGCGCGGTCGATCCGCGCGCGCAGGCGTTCAAGGACAACGCCGAGGCGATGCGTGCCCTGGTACGCGACCTGAACGACAAGGTCGCGACGGTGAAGGCGGGCGGCGGTGAGCGCGCCCGGCAGCGCCACCTGGACCGGGGCAAGATGCTGCCGCGTGAGCGGGTGCGCGGTCTGCTCGACGAGGGCGCGCCGTTCCTGGAGGTCTCCCAACTCGCGGCCTACGGCTTGTACGACGATGCGGTGCCCTCGGCCGGCGTGATCGCCGGGATCGGCCGGGTGATGGGCCGCGAGGTGATGATCGTCGCCAACGACGCGACGGTGAAGGGCGGCACCTATTATCCCGTAACGGTGAAGAAGCACCTGCGCGCCCAGGAGATCGCCGAGGCGAACCACCTGCCGTGCATCTACCTGGTGGATTCCGGCGGGGCGAACCTGCCCAACCAGGACGAGGTGTTTCCCGACCGCGACCACTTCGGCCGGATCTTCTACAATCAGGCCAACATGTCGGCGAAGGGCATCCCGCAGCTGGCCGCGGTGATGGGCAGCTGCACCGCCGGCGGTGCCTACGTCCCCGCGATGTCCGACGAAGCCGTGATCGTGAAGAACCAGGGCACGATTTTCTTGGGGGGGCCGCCGCTGGTGAAGGCGGCGACTGGCGAGGAGGTGAGCGCCGAGGAGCTCGGCGGCGCGGAGGTGCACACCCGTACGTCCGGCGTTGCCGACCACCTGGCCCAGAGCGATGCCCACGCGCTCGCGATCCTGCGCCGGTTGGTCGGCAACCTGAACCGGCCCAAGCACCACGGCCTGGAGGTCAGGGAACCGCGCGCGCCGGCCTACGACCCGGAAGAGCTCTACGGCATCGTGCCGCCGGACCTGAAGACGCCGTTCGACGTCAAGGAAGTGATCGCCCGGCTGGTCGACGCCAGCGAGTTCGACGAGTTCAAGGCGAACTACGGCACCACGCTGGTCTGCGGCTTCGCCCACCTGCACGGCTATCCGGTCGCCATCCTGGCCAACAACGGCATCCTGTTCTCCGAATCGGCGCTCAAGGGCGCCCATTTCATCGAGCTCGCCAACCAGCGCGGCATCCCGCTCGTGTTCCTGCAGAACATCTCCGGCTTCATGGTCGGCAAGAAGTACGAGACCGGCGGCATCGCCCGCGACGGCGCCAAGCTGGTGACCGCCGTGGCGACCGCCCGGGTGCCCAAGTTCACGGTCGTGATCGGCGGCTCGTTCGGGGCTGGCAACTACGCCATGTGCGGGCGGGCCTACGCGCCGCGCTTCCTGTGGATGTGGCCGAACGCGCGGATCTCCGTGATGGGCGGGGAGCAGGCCGCGACCGTGCTCGCGACCCTGCGGCGCGACGCCAAGGAAGCCCGCGGCGAGGATTGGCCGGCGGACGAGGAAGCGGCGTTCAAGGATCCGATCCGCGCGCAGTACGAGCAGCAGGGCCACCCGACCTACGCGACCGCCCGGCTGTGGGACGACGGCGTGATCGACCCCGCTGACACCCGCCGCGCGCTCGCGCTCGGCCTCTCGGCCGCGCTCAACGCGCCGGAGGACCCGCCCGCGACGCCGACCTTCCGGATGTGA
- a CDS encoding 2-hydroxychromene-2-carboxylate isomerase: protein MPAPIEFYFDFSSPYGYLAAQEVEGVGRRQGREVVWKPFLLGAVFKTTGSAPLLDIPMKGDYAKRDMDRSARRIGVPFQLPTPFPFSAVAPARAFYWLADQNTMAAKDLAMALFHAAFGQGHDISAPDAVAKTAAMHGHDPAAVRAAHDDPAVKQRLKDEVQAAQDKGVFGSPFLLVDGEPFWGHDRLGDAEAWAKTGGW, encoded by the coding sequence ATGCCGGCGCCGATCGAGTTCTATTTCGACTTCTCCAGCCCCTACGGCTACCTCGCCGCGCAGGAGGTCGAGGGCGTTGGCCGGCGGCAGGGGCGGGAGGTCGTCTGGAAGCCGTTCCTGTTGGGGGCGGTGTTCAAGACCACCGGCTCGGCGCCGCTGCTCGACATCCCGATGAAGGGCGACTACGCCAAGCGCGACATGGACCGTTCGGCCCGGCGGATCGGCGTTCCCTTCCAGTTGCCCACGCCGTTTCCTTTTTCCGCCGTCGCTCCGGCGCGCGCTTTCTATTGGCTGGCGGATCAGAACACGATGGCGGCCAAGGATCTGGCGATGGCGCTGTTCCACGCCGCCTTCGGCCAGGGCCACGATATCTCCGCTCCTGACGCGGTCGCCAAGACGGCCGCGATGCACGGCCACGATCCCGCTGCGGTGCGCGCGGCGCACGACGATCCGGCGGTGAAGCAACGCCTGAAGGACGAGGTGCAGGCGGCGCAGGACAAGGGCGTGTTCGGCTCTCCCTTCCTGCTCGTCGATGGCGAGCCCTTCTGGGGCCACGACCGCCTGGGCGACGCGGAGGCCTGGGCGAAGACCGGCGGCTGGTAG
- a CDS encoding SDR family oxidoreductase yields MPTALITGCNRGLGYEFARQLTGQGWRVHACCRQPEKARKLKSLDPGDGELVRHRLDVTDGLQLAGLGRELADEPLDLLINNAGIFGPRGGFGKIAYEDWLQVFNVNTLAPMRVAETFARHLERAERARLLNVSSKLGSIAANETSGAHLYRSSKAALNMVTKCLSIDLQERGVIVAAVHPGHVATDMGGRDAVIAPEDSVAGLLALAGRLGPDDNGGFFAHDGTPLPW; encoded by the coding sequence TTGCCGACGGCGCTGATCACGGGCTGCAACAGAGGGCTGGGGTACGAGTTCGCGCGCCAGCTGACCGGGCAAGGCTGGCGGGTGCATGCCTGCTGCCGGCAGCCGGAGAAGGCGCGCAAGTTGAAGAGCCTCGATCCCGGTGACGGCGAGCTCGTCCGCCACCGTCTGGACGTTACCGACGGGCTGCAGCTGGCCGGGCTGGGGCGCGAACTGGCGGACGAGCCGCTCGACCTGCTGATCAATAACGCCGGGATCTTCGGGCCGCGCGGCGGCTTCGGCAAGATCGCCTACGAGGACTGGCTGCAGGTGTTCAACGTCAACACGCTGGCGCCGATGCGCGTGGCGGAGACGTTCGCCCGCCACCTGGAGCGCGCGGAACGGGCGCGCCTGCTCAACGTCTCCTCCAAGCTTGGCTCGATCGCGGCGAACGAGACCTCGGGCGCGCACCTCTACCGCTCGTCCAAGGCGGCGCTCAACATGGTGACCAAGTGCCTCTCGATCGACCTGCAGGAACGCGGTGTGATCGTCGCCGCCGTCCATCCGGGCCACGTCGCGACCGACATGGGCGGGCGCGATGCCGTGATCGCGCCGGAAGACAGCGTGGCCGGTCTGCTCGCTTTGGCCGGCCGGCTGGGCCCGGACGACAACGGCGGCTTCTTCGCTCACGACGGGACGCCGCTGCCCTGGTGA
- a CDS encoding isovaleryl-CoA dehydrogenase has translation MPANQGPNLDFQLGDTADMLRDTVASFAADRIAPLADKIDREDWFPRELWPQLGELGLHGITVEEDWGGAGMGYLEHVIAVEEISRASASVGLSYGAHSNLCINQIRRCGTDAQKQRYLPKLISGEHVGSLAMSEPGAGSDVVSMRLKAEKRGDRYVLNGTKMWITNASEAETLVVYAKTDPDAGAKGITAFIVEHDMPGFRIAQKLDKLGMRGSPTCELVFEDVEVPAENVLGELNKGVRVLMSGLDYERAVLAAGPLGIMQAAMDTVIPYVHERKQFGQAIGEFQLMQGKLADLYTRMNAARAYVYAVARACDAGKPVRKDAAGAILLAAETATWMADQAIQTLGGMGYINETPTGRLLRDAKLYEIGAGTSEIRRWLIGRELFEETG, from the coding sequence ATGCCCGCCAACCAGGGCCCGAACCTCGACTTCCAGCTTGGCGACACCGCCGACATGCTGCGCGACACGGTGGCTTCCTTCGCCGCCGATCGGATTGCGCCGCTCGCCGATAAAATCGACCGGGAGGACTGGTTCCCGCGCGAGCTGTGGCCGCAACTGGGCGAACTCGGCCTGCACGGCATTACGGTCGAGGAAGACTGGGGCGGCGCCGGCATGGGCTACCTGGAGCATGTGATCGCGGTGGAGGAAATTTCCCGTGCCTCCGCCTCCGTCGGGCTCAGCTACGGCGCGCACTCCAACCTCTGCATCAACCAGATCCGCCGCTGCGGCACCGATGCGCAGAAACAGCGCTACCTGCCCAAGCTGATCTCGGGCGAGCACGTCGGGTCGCTGGCGATGAGTGAACCGGGGGCTGGCTCCGACGTCGTGTCGATGCGGCTCAAGGCGGAGAAGCGGGGCGACCGCTACGTCCTGAACGGCACCAAGATGTGGATCACCAACGCCTCCGAGGCGGAGACGCTGGTGGTCTACGCCAAGACCGATCCCGATGCCGGCGCCAAGGGCATCACCGCCTTCATCGTTGAACACGACATGCCCGGATTCCGCATCGCGCAGAAGCTGGACAAGCTCGGCATGCGCGGCTCGCCCACCTGCGAACTGGTGTTCGAGGACGTCGAAGTGCCGGCGGAGAACGTCCTGGGCGAGCTCAACAAGGGCGTGCGCGTCTTGATGAGCGGCCTGGATTACGAGCGCGCGGTGCTCGCCGCCGGGCCGCTCGGGATCATGCAGGCGGCGATGGACACGGTGATCCCCTACGTCCACGAGCGTAAGCAGTTCGGCCAGGCGATCGGCGAGTTCCAGTTGATGCAGGGCAAACTCGCCGACCTGTACACCCGGATGAACGCCGCGCGCGCCTACGTCTACGCCGTCGCGCGCGCCTGCGACGCCGGCAAGCCGGTGCGCAAGGACGCCGCCGGCGCCATTCTGCTGGCCGCCGAGACCGCCACCTGGATGGCCGATCAGGCGATCCAGACCCTGGGCGGCATGGGCTACATCAACGAAACCCCCACCGGGCGGCTGCTGCGCGACGCCAAGCTCTACGAGATCGGCGCGGGCACCAGTGAGATCCGCCGCTGGCTGATCGGCCGCGAGTTGTTCGAGGAAACGGGGTGA
- the accC gene encoding acetyl-CoA carboxylase biotin carboxylase subunit, which translates to MFDKILIANRGEIACRVIRTCRRLGIATVAVYSDADTAALHVEMADEAVHVGPPQSAESYLRIERIVQACKDTGAQAVHPGYGFLSENTDFAQALADAGIAFIGPPAGAIAKMGDKITSKGLANEAGVSTVPGHMGLIEDPEEAVRIAEEIGYPVMIKATAGGGGKGMRIARDAQQMRDGFRAARSEAKGSFGDDRVFIEKFIDEPRHIEIQVLADSHGNVIHLGERECSIQRRHQKVIEEAPSPFMDPETREKMGEQAKALARAVGYVTAGTVEFIMDRDKSFYFLEMNTRLQVEHPVTELVTGLDLVEQMIRVTAGEKLPITQEELRLDGWAIETRVYAEDPLRGFLPSIGRLQYYDEPAEAEGVRIDTGVVEGSEISMYYDPMIAKLCTYGSTRDQAIERMQHALDAYYIRGINHNMAFLADVMAKARFQSGELSTNFIDEEYPDGFHGTQPTDTVKQRVVIVAAILQRAAAGREAQIGGQISGHGAHVGDDWEVFLEDHRVPVTVSHGGDGRWRVVTPEGEVEVHTEWTHGAPLFHASISGRPVTVQVDRVGARWRLTHGGASMEARVLRPHAAKLAALMPKKEPPDYSKFLLSPMPGLLVKLLVEEGTPVKAGEELAVVEAMKMENVLRAERDGTVSKVHAQTGANLAVDQAILEFD; encoded by the coding sequence GTGTTCGATAAGATCCTGATCGCCAACCGTGGCGAGATTGCCTGCCGTGTCATCCGCACCTGCCGGCGCCTCGGCATTGCGACGGTGGCGGTCTACTCCGACGCTGACACGGCCGCCTTGCACGTCGAGATGGCGGACGAAGCCGTGCATGTCGGTCCGCCGCAGTCGGCCGAGAGTTATCTGCGGATCGAACGCATCGTGCAGGCCTGCAAGGATACGGGCGCGCAGGCCGTGCACCCGGGCTACGGCTTCCTGTCGGAGAACACCGACTTCGCCCAGGCGCTGGCGGACGCCGGGATCGCCTTCATCGGCCCGCCGGCCGGGGCGATCGCCAAGATGGGCGACAAGATCACCTCCAAGGGTCTGGCGAACGAGGCCGGGGTCAGCACCGTACCCGGCCACATGGGCCTGATCGAGGACCCGGAGGAGGCGGTGCGAATCGCCGAGGAGATCGGCTATCCGGTGATGATCAAGGCCACCGCCGGCGGCGGCGGTAAGGGCATGCGGATCGCCCGCGACGCGCAGCAGATGCGCGACGGCTTCCGCGCCGCCCGCTCGGAGGCCAAGGGCAGCTTCGGCGACGACCGCGTGTTCATCGAGAAGTTCATCGACGAGCCGCGCCACATCGAGATCCAGGTGCTGGCCGACAGCCACGGCAACGTCATCCACCTGGGCGAGCGCGAATGTTCGATCCAGCGCCGCCATCAGAAGGTGATCGAGGAGGCGCCGTCGCCGTTCATGGACCCGGAAACCCGGGAGAAGATGGGCGAACAGGCCAAGGCGCTGGCGCGCGCGGTCGGCTACGTCACCGCGGGCACGGTCGAGTTCATCATGGACCGGGACAAGTCCTTCTACTTCCTGGAGATGAACACCCGCCTGCAGGTCGAGCACCCGGTGACCGAACTGGTCACCGGCCTGGATCTGGTCGAGCAGATGATCCGGGTCACCGCCGGGGAGAAGCTGCCGATCACCCAGGAGGAGTTGCGCCTCGACGGCTGGGCGATCGAAACCCGCGTCTACGCCGAAGACCCGCTCAGAGGCTTCCTGCCGTCAATCGGGCGGCTGCAGTACTACGACGAGCCCGCCGAGGCCGAGGGCGTGCGCATCGACACGGGCGTGGTCGAGGGGTCCGAGATCTCGATGTACTACGACCCGATGATCGCCAAGCTGTGCACCTATGGCAGTACGCGCGACCAGGCGATCGAGCGGATGCAGCACGCGCTCGACGCCTATTACATCCGCGGTATCAACCACAACATGGCCTTCCTGGCCGACGTCATGGCCAAGGCGCGCTTCCAGTCGGGCGAGCTGTCGACGAACTTCATCGACGAGGAATACCCCGACGGTTTCCACGGCACCCAGCCGACCGACACGGTCAAGCAGCGCGTGGTGATCGTCGCCGCGATCCTGCAGCGCGCCGCCGCCGGCCGGGAGGCCCAGATCGGCGGCCAGATCAGCGGCCACGGCGCCCACGTCGGCGACGACTGGGAGGTTTTTCTGGAGGACCACCGTGTGCCGGTCACCGTCAGCCACGGCGGCGACGGCCGCTGGCGCGTGGTTACGCCGGAAGGCGAGGTCGAGGTGCACACCGAGTGGACCCATGGCGCGCCGCTGTTCCATGCCAGCATCTCCGGTCGGCCGGTCACCGTGCAGGTCGACCGGGTCGGCGCGCGCTGGCGCCTGACCCACGGCGGGGCCAGCATGGAAGCCCGCGTGCTGCGCCCGCACGCAGCCAAGCTCGCCGCGCTGATGCCGAAGAAGGAGCCACCGGACTATTCCAAGTTCCTGCTCTCCCCGATGCCGGGCCTGCTGGTCAAGCTGCTGGTCGAGGAGGGCACCCCGGTGAAGGCGGGCGAGGAACTCGCCGTCGTCGAGGCGATGAAGATGGAAAACGTCCTGCGCGCCGAACGCGACGGCACCGTCTCCAAGGTGCACGCCCAGACCGGCGCCAACTTGGCGGTCGACCAGGCGATCCTGGAGTTCGACTAG
- a CDS encoding acyl-CoA carboxylase subunit beta, translating into MQEIIRQLDEKRARAREGGGQKRTERQHAKGKLTARERIQLLVDEDSFEEWDMFVEHRCHDFGMDQQRIPGDGVVTGHGTINGRLVFVFSQDFTVFGGALSEAHADKIVKVMDKAMEVGAPVIGLNDSGGARIQEGVESLAGYAKVFERNVDASGVVPQLSLIMGPCAGGAVYSPAMTDFIFMVKDSSYMFVTGPEVVKTVTHEEVTAEELGGAISHTSRSGVADLAFDNDVEALQLTRRFFDFLPESNLQDPPVRPTPDDPNREEPSLDTLVPASPNKPYDMKELIEKVVDEKDFFEIQPDFAKNIIVGLARMEGRTVGIVANQPMVLAGCLDIDSSRKAARFVRFCDCFNIPLVTFVDVPGFLPGTTQEYGGIIKHGAKLLYAFTEATVPKVTVITRKAYGGAYDVMSSKHLRGDVNYAWPSAEIAVMGPKGAAEIIFREDAKDPDKLEQRAEEYRTKFANPFVAASRGFLDDVIMPHGTRRRLCKSLAMLRNKQQQTPWKKHSNIPL; encoded by the coding sequence ATGCAGGAGATCATCCGTCAGCTCGACGAGAAGCGCGCCCGTGCCCGTGAGGGCGGTGGCCAGAAGCGGACCGAACGTCAGCATGCCAAGGGCAAGCTGACCGCGCGTGAGCGCATCCAGTTGCTGGTCGACGAGGACTCCTTCGAGGAGTGGGACATGTTCGTCGAGCACCGCTGCCACGATTTCGGCATGGACCAGCAGCGGATTCCGGGCGATGGCGTGGTGACCGGCCACGGCACGATCAACGGCCGTCTGGTGTTTGTGTTCAGCCAGGACTTCACGGTGTTCGGCGGCGCTCTCTCCGAGGCCCATGCCGACAAGATCGTCAAGGTCATGGACAAGGCGATGGAGGTCGGCGCGCCGGTGATCGGCCTGAACGACAGCGGCGGCGCGCGCATCCAGGAGGGCGTGGAGTCCCTGGCCGGCTACGCCAAGGTGTTCGAACGCAACGTCGACGCCTCCGGCGTGGTCCCGCAGCTGTCCCTGATCATGGGGCCGTGCGCCGGCGGGGCGGTCTATTCGCCGGCGATGACCGACTTCATCTTCATGGTGAAGGACAGCTCCTACATGTTCGTCACCGGGCCCGAGGTGGTGAAGACGGTGACGCACGAAGAGGTGACGGCCGAGGAACTCGGTGGCGCGATCTCCCACACCAGCCGTTCGGGCGTTGCCGATCTGGCGTTCGACAACGACGTCGAGGCGCTGCAACTGACCCGCCGCTTCTTCGACTTCCTGCCCGAATCGAACCTGCAGGACCCGCCGGTCCGGCCCACGCCCGACGATCCGAACCGGGAGGAGCCGTCGCTCGACACGCTGGTTCCGGCCTCGCCCAACAAGCCCTACGACATGAAGGAGCTGATCGAGAAGGTCGTCGACGAAAAGGACTTTTTCGAGATCCAGCCCGACTTCGCCAAGAACATCATCGTCGGCCTGGCCCGGATGGAGGGGCGCACGGTCGGCATCGTCGCCAACCAGCCGATGGTGCTGGCCGGCTGCCTGGACATCGATAGCTCGCGCAAGGCCGCGCGCTTCGTGCGCTTCTGTGACTGCTTCAATATCCCGCTCGTGACCTTTGTCGACGTGCCCGGCTTTCTGCCCGGCACGACCCAGGAATACGGCGGCATCATCAAGCACGGCGCGAAGCTGCTCTACGCCTTTACCGAGGCGACCGTGCCCAAGGTTACGGTGATCACCCGCAAGGCCTACGGCGGCGCCTACGACGTGATGTCCTCCAAGCACCTGCGCGGCGACGTCAACTACGCCTGGCCCAGCGCCGAGATCGCGGTGATGGGCCCGAAGGGCGCGGCGGAGATCATCTTCCGCGAGGATGCCAAGGACCCGGACAAGCTTGAACAGCGCGCGGAGGAGTACCGGACCAAGTTCGCCAACCCCTTCGTCGCTGCCTCCCGCGGCTTCCTGGATGACGTCATCATGCCCCACGGCACCCGCCGGCGGCTATGCAAGTCGCTCGCGATGCTGCGCAACAAGCAGCAGCAGACCCCCTGGAAGAAGCACAGCAATATTCCGCTGTAG